caaataaattatattttgacagcacaaataaaaaaatattttttgttcaTCATTTGGACAGCATCAGAACCATTCATGTGGACAGCAACACAACATTATATTTGCCTACTTATAGGAACAATTCACAGTAACAAATAACATCACAAAGTACTTGTTCATTGCACCAACATTTAAGCACCTAAGTTACTAGTTTCCATCTCCACAGGACTGGTCATCGAAACTAAAGTGTCTTAAATACAACTCCATTGCATAATATTACAGAACAAAATAACACTCATCAATCACATTTTATTCAAGCTTCAGTTTCATCTTGCTTCTAGTATTTGCAGCTGGGCTGGCCGGGCTGTCAACCTGAACTGGCGCCCTTTTTGGTGTTAGCTTCTTCGTGACACCATATTTCTTCATTGGTGTGAGCGCTGTATGTGCTGGCCAGCAGGCAGAACAAGAGGCAGAACTTGGAGAGGCACAGGATCATTAGATCCAGTTCCAGATCTTGTGTGAAAGCAAGAAATGTCTATCAGTGAGCTGTAAATCACAAAGTATTGAAAAGTGAGAACAGAACAAGATCATACCTGCTAGCAGTACTTGTTGAAGTACTGGTTGTTgtcttcttccttttcttggcacctgatgatgatgaagatgattttcTCTTCACTTTCTTGTGTGTAGCATTAGCCACTGCCTCATTGTGTGGCTAGACCATTCATGATGCAGGAGTGGCCACAATAATGCTACTCTCTGTGGTACAAGCAGCTGCTTTCTTCTTGAGCTGTTTCTTTGGTGGACCCccgaaaaaaaattatttgataTAAATGTCTAAAGGCAAACGCATATGGTAGTAATGTCCATGGAGTTTACCTCTCATGCTTCATTGCAGCTATATCTTCTGGATTCTCATTGTTACATTTGTACCAGTGGTGCCCTAACTCTTTGCATATTGGGCACTTATGTCTCCTCTTGCCAGTCCCTTTGCTACCACTACCTCCACTACCTCCCTCCATAGCTAATTTCATCCTGTTCTTGTGCCTTCCTGCAGTTGACTTGAGCAATGGAGGATGCATGAAGAAACCATATGTGGCTTTGGGCCAGCAGGACTTGTTAGGAATACTAGGGACAGAACCTTGATATGCAGCTTTGAATTTGTCAATTGAGTAGTACTCATGCACATAGTCGTCTAAGATAGCACCAGGAATTGATGTGATGTATACAATAGCATGTTTGCAGGGTATTCCTGACCCTTGCCAAGCCCTGCAGGTGCAAGTCCTCTCAATTAAGTTGACTACAAACCTATAGCTGCTGGCAGAACGCTCCTTAGCACAAAGTTCTCCAATACCATCAGGTGAGCTTGTGATAACTTCAATGTCAAGGTTATAGCTGTCTTCCCTCAACTTTTGAACTATATGAGGCAGAATCTTGCCTTGAAACTGCTGGACAATTCGTTTCCTTTGATTCAATTTAATCAAGATCCACTGTCTAATGGTATCCATCAGGTCATCCAGGTTCTTGCTCTTATGATCCTTTACCTACGAATATAGCAATTAGTTGTTATGTACTGTTGAAAAGAAATCAGTGCAAAGAAAGTGGCCAAAAAATGAACTTATTGCTTACCCAATTGTTGAAGGACTCAGCCAAGTTATTTGTAATATAATCCACCTTTGACAATGTGGAGAATTGGCTCCTGGTCCATAATTTCTTATGGTTTTCCTGAAGATATTTCATAGTCACTGGTTTGTGTTCAGCCATTGCTTGATAATGTTTCTCAAACATGTAAGGGTTCCAAGAATATGCAGATTGCCATAGATTTTCATCAAAAATCTGTCCACTGTAccttttcttgaaattttgaacTAGGTGATACATACATTCTCTATGTTCAGCTTTTGGAAAAACCTCACTAACTCCATTCATCACTGCCTGCCCACAATCAGTGCTGAATGTAAGGCCAACCGGGCTGCCTAGAGCTTCCTTCAACCTTTGCATGAACCACACCCAATTCTCATTTGTTTCAAAGTCAATAACACCGACAGCTACTGGGTACATCCAGTTATGGCCATCAACTGCATAAGCTATGCACAACTGCCCCCTgaaccttccagtcaaaaaatGTACTATCTACAGCAAGATATGGCCTACAACCCCTTAGGAACCCATCAACACAaggtttcaaagaaaaaaagagccTATTAAACCTTATCTTGTTGTCAATGGTGTGGTGATCAATCACAACAAAGGATCCTGGACTGCTTTCCTCTATCTGAGCCTTAAATCTATAAAGATTGTCAAAACTTTTATTCCAAGGACCATAAATTTTGTCCATAGCAAGTTGTTTACCTAGATAAACTTTTCTGTAGGTCACATCAACTTTGTAAGTTTCCTTGAGCTTGTTTTTCAGAACTGTGGCTCCCAGAGTTCCATCTTCCTTGAGCCAATCAAGCACTTGGTCACACACCCAGAAATGAGTCACCCCTACACAAGTGCCTGCCCTCCTAGCACTGTGACACTGCTCATGAGGGTATGGGTTCCTCTTTACCTgccaaaaaaataatttaatgGTCATGTAGTAGAAAAAATATATGAACCAATACAAAGCTaacaattcaaaaaaaatatcttCACTATGACCTCATCCTGTAGAGTAGAGGCATGAATTCTCCACCTGCAGCCCACATTCTTGCCACTACAATACACCCTATCGAGATATATCACTCGCCTCAATGTTATAATGGAACTCATATTTGGTAGCATGTGTAGCTAAAGCCAATTTAAAAGCAGCCATGTCTGAATACAAAGTGCCTACAGCCATAGAAGGGTCCATCTTGTTATAGCTAGCTTCAGGCTTCTGTGGAGGCTCACTATCTTTGATAATCTCATCATCAGAGGAATATTCATCATCACTGTCAGAATCATTGCATGTGTCTGATTGGGATGGTCCAGGATCTCTTTGTTGGCTTTGAGGATTGACATGTTCTGGATTTTCGGGACCAATATGAATATACAACCCTTCCCCATCCACACCTAGGTACTCATCACGTGGGTTTGGGTTGGGCATTTGTTCAGTTTCATGGGTATGAGTTCCAAAGCTTGGTTCTGTTATGCTAGGACATGGCATTGAAGGAGTGCATGGGGCTGCAACTGACTTGCTAGTAGTAGTAATATCCCATACATGAATCTCAGGAGGCTCACTACCAGGGCTATGATAACAGAAAGTCATATAATAGCACTTTGAAGCTTCATATTTTGCAAACATTTCAACCAAATCTTTGTCAGAACAGACATGGATATTGGCCTTTGTATCCATGCATGAGTAAAACAGTTTCACTACGTCGCCGAAACTGGGAGGACACTTGTCAACAACTTCATCAACCAAATCTCTGAAGTTGGTGAAGTCAGCATCCACAATTTTTTCCAAGCTATACCATCTACCATGACAGTTGGGAGCAACGATTCGAATTTCTAGCTTGAAACGACTATTGTCGTCCATCCTACAGATGAACAACAATGCAGCCTCATCACATATGCAAGCAAATACAAGCAAATCTCTCCTCTCTAATTCTTGTAGAAAAATCATGAGCAAAAATTCAATAATGTACCCGCTGCTCGCTGCGTACTCCTCTGCCTCTCGCCTGTGAGTGCTCGGACGCGTCTTCAAGCCCCACTCCGCAACGGCCCAACGGCCCCACTCCGCAGCCCCCCACGCAGCTGGTCCCCCGCGCAGGCCCGGCATGGtcccccgcgcagcgccgctggTCCGGCGTGCCCTGTCTCCTCGTCCAGCCTGGTCAGCGACTGGAGGGCGCCCCCCAGCGCGCGGACCCCCACGCACAGACCCGCACGGGGCAGGCCGGGCAGCGCCCCGAGCGCGCGGACCCCCACGCACGGGGCACCCACGGCCTCGCAGCCCCCCGCGTAGGCCCCCGCGCATGCCCCCACGCCCCTCTCCAGCTGTAGGCACGAGCGGCGAGggaacgccgccgcgcaggcccccGCAGAGGCAACAGAGGCAGCGCAGGCCCCGCGGCGAGGCGAATCCGGAGGCCGCGCAGGCCCCCTTCGCACACGCCCCCAACGCACGGCCCACCCCACGGCGAGACCAATCCggaggggagggggggaggggaAGGGCGGGGCCGGTGGCCTGACCGGCTACTGTGGCGTgggatggggggggggggcggcggcctgggatgTGGAGGTGGTGCGCGTGAGATGTGTGGATGTGTGGATGTGGTGCCCGTGAGAAGAGTTTGGTGGATAGGGTTTGATGCAAGGGTAAAATGGTCATTTTACTAGGttaggcccacatgtcagagcccTAGATCTGTTAACTTCTAACGGATGGTGGATGGAATGGTATAGACGtcaaaatgaaaaaaacgcGATGATATAGAGGTGTCACCAAACTTTTTAGTGGTATGGACGTCGGGGCCATCTTTTGTAATGGTATACATGTAAAACCCTCCCACCCCTGGCCTCGGCATCACTGccacctcccctctcctcccctcccctttccGTCGGGCGGGGCCTAACGGCAGTGCGGGGCCACGACGCGCGCGGCTTGGGGTTGGAAGTGCGGTGCGCGCAGGGCCGCGGCCGTGCGAAGCTCCTACGGAGGTGCAGGGTTGCGACAGCTACGCGGAGCGGTGACGGTGGCGTGGCAACCATGGGCACGGGCACCTGGGACGGCCTCGCTCGAGCCCGCGCATGCCTCGCTCGTGCACGACACCGCGCTCCTCGACTCGCCCCTCCTCTCCATCAGCGACAAGGGTGAGGTAGCCTTCTCCGATACCGCCTCCTTTCGGGACCTCGACGCCGAGCTCGCGGTCATCCTCGACATTCTCTCTGCCACCTCATGGGGGACCAGCATTGGCTGGCGCGGGGCCGCAGTGGTGTGGCGCGGCGCCGGGCAGCACAGTGCGCGGCGCAGCGCTCGGCGGCGTGGAGAACGACGGCGCGGAGTGCGGCACAGTGGCCGGCGGCACAGAGAACGGCGGCACAGCGCGCGGTGTCGGTGTTCCGAATCACCGGCTAGTAGATTTGTAAGCGCGTCACAGGTTCAGATGGTAATACAAGTAAAGGCATAAGGatttatactggttcgggcGGAATGTCCCTACTTTCAGTTCGAGCTCTCGTGCTCTTGTATTCAAATGTTTGCATTAGGGGTTACAAACGAGCGAGAGAGGGAGCAAGGGTCCCAAGTCTCTGGTTCAAGCGaatgtgagtgtgtgtgtggatGTGAGTTCGGTTCTGGATGCCCTTGCATGAGGCCCGCCttcccccttttatagcccaaggggtGAGAATTTACAGGGTAGAGAGGAAAAAACAAAGGGTGGGGGTCAGGTGACTCCCGACCCCTTTTGGCCACTGAGTGGTGGCCCCTTCCGTACATCTTCTGACAAGATTCCCCCTGTATCTGGGCGGAGGCAGGATATTCGCCTGCCGACTTGATTCCCGCCTGGTTTCCGCATCCCTCGTCTCTAGGCTTCGACACTGTATCTTCCTGACGTGGCCTACGACCTTAGCCCAGCGTGGGTGGGTTCTGACAGCAGATCCAGGCCGTGCCTCCGCCTGAAATCTGCACGGGCTGGATCCATTTCCCACTCTCCATCCATACCGGTGGTGAGGGCTGTCTTGTCCCTGACTTCCCGGGACCACTCTGGGCTGCCGGTTCCTACCCGATAGGTCCCCCATCTTCCTGGCGATCCACGTCTTTGGGTCTCGGACGAGGCGGACCATTCTCCGtgagggtcgggcgaggcggacccTCCTTCATGAGGGTCAGGCGAGGCGGACCCTCCTCCGTGAGGGTCGGCTCGAAGCTGGGCTCCCGTCATCGGAGAGGGCCGTTTCCTCGGTTTCGGGCCTTGCAGCCCGTCAGCTGTTCTTCTTGGCTTCAATCACCTCATGTCACTCTTTTGTTAGCTTGATTCCGCTCTAATGGACAAAGTTTGGGTACCCCTAATCCTTACCCCCAATAGTAGCCCCCGACCCCAGCGGGTTTGTTAAAAATGCGTGGGGGGGGAGGGAATCTCTGCTCTCCGCGGCGAGCATGGGACGTGTTCTGTCCTTCCTCTTTCTTGCCTGTGGGTGCGTGCGAGCACACCcactgggtgtagcccccgagcctctggGCGACTCAGTGATTCGTTCAGAGGGTCCAGTTAACAATTTTTTACTTCTTGAGGGGACAGGACGGCACGGCTTCTGTCTGTTGGGTGCGCGCGAGCGCACCCAATGGGTGTATCCCCCGATCCTATAGGCGGATCAGCGATTCGCGCAGAGGCTTGAGCGCCCTCCCATCGGAAAAAGTTTTCGGGGTGCGTGTCCTtctcttattttatttttggtgACGGGACTCGTCGGTGTGCAGGGCGAGCCAGAGTCATGATGGTGTTCGCTGTCCCGTGGCCAGTGCTGACACTGCGTGGTTCAGGTCCCAGGGGTTCGGCTCTGCCCCGTCCGGTCGCGTCGCGGTGCGCTGGCCGAGGGCGCCATTTGCCCGTTGGACGCCGAGCCTTTACGGTTTGCTTCCAACTTCACCCCGGCGGCTGGTTCAAGCTATACGCCCTTTCttggctataaataggggtcctTGAGTGCCCTTTCCTCTTCAGTTTTCCAACTCTTGCTTCACGTCTCTCCCTAGCTTATAATGTCTCCCTCCGTCTTCCGCAGCCGACCCCCGAACTGGGCGGACCGGCTTCCTTAGGTcctgatgctagaagaatgttTGCGAGCGGCGGGCGATAGATGGAGAAAGCATCCTTACCATCCCTCAGCTCAGTGGACACAGTAGAAGAACATAGGGCCCGCGAAGGCCTGCTTCTGCGGTGTCCTCCAGCTTATAGAGGTGGTGAGGCGCCATAGGCATGATGTCATTGCCAGGCTTCGTCGATGTTCTTCGCACCGTCCCTgtcggcgacaaggttgctctcggagAGGTGGCGTCGAGGGTGCTGttcgccagcttgaccccccgcaagGTCTTCGGTGAAGGAGAGGCTAGAAGAAATCTTGCGAGGAGGTCATTCTTCCAGACCTGTGTGGTCCAGAGATTGCTTCTCGTGCTTTCCAAGTAGCCTGGCCGTCATGTCCGCCAAGGACTCGTTGTCCTTTATTGGCGGTtgttcctccccaagacagggaaaattgccacttAGGTGGCGATGCCTTTGTATCTTGTCACAGCTTCGAGCCgataaccctttgtaatcttttttCGCAAAGCAATGAAGCTTTCATTCTTTCATCATGGTTTTTCCTCTCGTTTGTCTATTGGGGGGCTCTTCGGGCCGACCCCCATTCCCGTGTCGTCCCTCCACGCTCTCCTCTTGCTCTGAGTGGGAGGGTTGGCGCATGCCACGCTTTCCGTAGGAGGCAAAACGTGATGGCCTTGGAGCTAATAACGGGTTAGTTCGTTTGGGGCCCTGCTCCCGGCGTGGGGGGAGCGAGACTGGTGGGCATTATGGCCGACCCCTATTCCTTTCTTTCCCAACCCTCGAAGTTATCGGAGTCATGCGACCGACCCTCGGCGGCTCGATGCCTCCCCCCATGGGGAACCTGAGTTGGTAGTCATCGGGATTCGAACGCAAAGCTAGGAAGGCCCAGACAGCGTGGTCGCGCTTGAGTTGAGGTCGCGTGACCCTTCCTTTGTTGCCTCTCGCTCTTCTGTTCTCTGGGCAGCTATCGAACCCTGCGGCAGGCCAACTTTCGAACCCTGGAGATGTCGTGGGCCGTCGTGGCCTTTCCTGGGCCTTCGCTTGGTCCAGCCTGTCTTACTTGGGTTTAAATCTGTCCTTTTACCCCGCAGCCGATTTGCTCGTTCCCCAACGGACCGTGACTGTTGAAGGTGCGGACCCACATCTCGATGGGACGCGGCGCGTCGGGCGCAGCGTCGCCATGATGTGGCTGCGGGATTCGAGGGGCAGTTCGCCTATTCCTCCTCTTAAATCAGGCCGGTGGAGGCTACGGCTGCGCACCTGTTCCTGCATTCAAGCCGAAACCATaaagtgtgagagagagagggagagcacAAGTCGAAAAAGCctcaccgcctccgccgctgcgcccTTTCGCCGCTGCTCGTCTCCGTCGCCGTCCCCCAAGTTCTTCCTGCAGTTCTCCCTCGCTCGCCATGACTCAGTGGGCGCGATTCGCCATCTCCGAGGTGGATTTGGAGGGACTTGTGGCCCGGGGGTCGCTTCATCCTCGCACGGCGGCGATGGAGTGGATAGCCCCTGGCGGCGAgcgatcgccgtcgccgcccccggGCGACATCGTCTCCTTCCTCGAGTTCCACGAGCGGGGCTTCGGGATGCCCGCTCACAACTTCTTCCGCGGGCTGCTGCACCACTAAAAGATCGAGCTACAGCATCTGAACCCCAATGTGATTCAGcacatctccacctttgtcgccctgTGTGAGGGCTTCCTCGGCGTCCCTCCTATCTTCGATCTCTGGAGGTACTTCTACGCAGTCTCAATCTACCGGTTGAAACTCCACGGCACCTTCTATGATGTTCCGGCGGGCTGCGCGAGCGTACATCTGCGCAGCGGCGGCGATCAACGCCAGCGTCAGTTCATTGAGATTGGGAAGTTGAAGACCTCCAACAAAGGGTGGCACAAGAAGTGGTTCTATCTGAAGAACGACGAATCGTCCCTCCTCCCGAGCTACACCGGTCGACTTGTGACGGAAGTCCCTAGCACCTGGTGGTGGGGGCGCCGGACAAGGAGAAGAAAAGTTTGGCAGGCTATTGCCAGGCGCTCCAACTGCTGCTGGAGGCCGGAATCAATGGGTGCGGTGTCGTCTCCGCGTACCACTAGCGGAGAATAGCGCCTCTCATGGCGCGGGCTCTTCCGCTCTACCGCATGGTCGAGGGCGCCGATCTCTCTGGGACTGTGATGTCGTCGGAAGGGATTGACGAGGCGGAGATACGGAGATGACTGAAGGAGACATTCGATCCTCCGGTGGCGTATCCCGACCCCCAGTCGCCGGTGTTGGGATCTTTGCTTTGTAGATGCccaaacagggagcatgaacagtaggAAAGGTGGCAACGAAAGTAAATGTCGAACTCTCCAATAATAgtcagaaaattcaaccctttacactgtggagagagggggctatttatacccctagccctcggccgggttttcctaaattgccccctcccaactcatttacagctcactctcGGCCGGttccggggtaaaattacaaggtgagaggtttacaaatccgaccttctcacgcatTTGGAGGGTGTACAACTCCGACCTTCTTACATACTCACGTTTTACTCACGTGTCTTCGGTCGACGAAGGTCACCATAACCTTCGGGTACCTCCGGGAGTTTGGGTCATGAAGGTTCCATCAACGATCGGCCAGACGCCACCATTCCCGGTCGCAGGCTCTTCTCCCGAAGGTCTTGATCTTCGAGTTTACGCTTCCGGGTAGccattcgtcaccttcggcgtGGTAGAGGCGAAATCCTTCGGGCCGAAGGTCTTGGAGTTTGCGCTTGCGCTTCAGGGCAGCTATCCGTTACCTTCGGCATTCGGAAGGTGATATCCTTCGGACCGAAGGTCATGGTCTTCGTGCTTGCGCTTCTCAGCGTTCATCCGATACTTTCGGGTGCGCTTAGCTCCATTTTGTTGTGGCCCTGCAAacaggttagggagcatttTCGAGGGTGAGGGCTttacccgaaggtccaatccccaacagtagcccctcgagggcgaggtccgaagccgacggTCCGAACCCTTGTTAATGAAGAAGATTGCGCGTAACCTTCAGTAATCTCccgaggaaaaacgtctcccgaacCGTCGGCTGCAACGGTCGGTTTTTGTTGTGTACGTGTCGTTGCCTGATTGCGCCGCTTGGGCTGACGTCTCCTCGGTTTTACCGCTGGAACTGTTCCTTTCCACCGCCTATATAAGCGGAGGATGGGGGGGGGGTAAAACCTGTGTCCTTTCGAGCTTTGCTATCCTTCGTCGCTTTTTGCTATAAAGCGTTTTGTCCGAAGGTTCTTGTGCGTGGTGAAGCTGCTTGTTTTCCTCGGTGTAAGTAACTTTGCGGCTCATGGCTCGCACTAAACAGACAGCGAGGCTGATCGAAGGTTCGTTTGAGCATTTGTTTgtaatttgactttgtttttttgtttactTTTGTAGTTATGGCATTTATTAAGAGGGCAATTCTCCGTACAGACTCTGGTACAGCTTCCGAAGGAGAGGGTGGTTCGCAGCCTTCTCAGCAGCAGTAGTCCAGCGAAAGCCTTTCGGCTATTTCTGCGGACGTGTCGGATCTGATGGCTCCGGAGAAACGTAAGACTCTGCTTTTCGAGCCATCTGTCGTATCTCAGAGCATGATAGACTTCTACGTTACAAAGGGTTACTTTGCCGAGGGGGTTTGCCGCCCTCCGGGGGCAGAATTGATTCCTGTACCGGAGACCGGCGAGGTTGTAGtctttaaggatttttttacaGCGGGACTTAGACTTCCGTTGGATCCAATTGTGCCGAAGCTTTTGGAGCCATTCAATGCGAAGCTACACCACTTCACTCCGAACGGGATTGTTACACTGTCTAAGTTTCTGTGGGTAGTGCGGAGCTTCGGAGGGGAGGTATCTGTGGATGCATTTTGCAGGCTCTTTCAGCTACACTGCCAGCCTCGGAAGGTCTATGTAGATGACGATGATGAGCTTAGCGAGGTTCAGAACGGCTGCTGCACTTTCGTTCCACGTAAACCAAACAAAAGGGCTGGCCTGTTGAAGGTTATGCTTTCGACAGcttacaagaacaagtgggaaGGGAACTGGTTGGAATACTGGTTTTACGCGAAGATTGGCTTTCCCGATCCCGAAGGTTCTAGCGAGGAAAAGTATCTTCTTGCTTCGGACATTGAGATGTTCGATCACGTTTATCAGCCTGCCTTCAACAAACGAGGGCCAGGTTTCAAGTCGTGTCTGGAAGCTTTCATGACGGCTTGCCA
This genomic interval from Panicum virgatum strain AP13 chromosome 8K, P.virgatum_v5, whole genome shotgun sequence contains the following:
- the LOC120645736 gene encoding uncharacterized protein LOC120645736 codes for the protein MTARLLGKHEKQSLDHTVLDWLKEDGTLGATVLKNKLKETYKVDVTYRKVYLGKQLAMDKIYGPWNKSFDNLYRFKAQIEESSPGSFVVIDHHTIDNKIRFRGQLCIAYAVDGHNWMYPVAVGVIDFETNENWVWFMQRLKEALGSPVGLTFSTDCGQAVMNGVSEENHKKLWTRSQFSTLSKVDYITNNLAESFNNWVKDHKSKNLDDLMDTIRQWILIKLNQRKRIVQQFQGKILPHIVQKLREDSYNLDIEVITSSPDGIGELCAKERSASSYRFVVNLIERTCTCRAWQGSGIPCKHAIVYITSIPGAILDDYVHEYYSIDKFKAAYQGSVPSIPNKSCWPKATYGFFMHPPLLKSTAGRHKNRMKLAMEGGSGGSGSKGTGKRRHKCPICKELGHHWYKCNNENPEDIAAMKHER